Genomic window (Pyxidicoccus xibeiensis):
GCATGGAGAGGTCCTGCCGAGGGGTATTCTGGAAGCTGAACATCACCTGGAAGAGGGGGTGACGGCTCAAGTCGCGCGGCGGCTGCAGCTCCTCCACCAGCTTCTCGAAGGGCAGCTCCTGGTGCGCGTACGCCGCCATGCAGACGGCCTTCGCCCGCCGCAAGAGCTCGCGGAAGGTGGGGTTGCCGTCCAGGTCATTGCGCAGCACCAGCGTGTTGACGAAGAAGCCGATGAGGGCCTCCACCTCGGGCACGCCGCGGCCGGCAATGGGCGAGCCGACGGTGATGTCCGTCTGCCCCGAGTGCCGGTGCATCAGCGTCTGGAAGGCACTCAGCAGCGTCATGAAGAGGGTGGCGCCCTCCTGCTGACTGACCTGCTTCAGCGCCCGCGTCAGCGCCACCGGCAGGGTGACGAACTGGCGCGAGCCCCGGTACGTCTGCTCCGGCGGGCGCGGCCGGTCGGTGGGCAGCTCCAGCGGCGAGGGCAGCGTGCGCAGGTGCTGCTTCCAGAAGTCCAGCTCCGTGCGCAGCCTTTCGCCCTGCATGCGCTCGCGCTGCCACTCGGCGAAGTCCGAGTACTGAATCGCCAGCTCCGGCAGCTCCGCGGCCTGGCCGGTGACTTCCGCCGCGTAGAGCGCCATCAGCTCGCGCACGAAGACGCCCAAGGACCACCGGTCGGTCACCAGGTGGTGCATGGTGACGAGCGCCACGTGGTTGTCCGGCCCCAGCCGCAGCACCTTGCCGCGGAGCAGCGGCCCGCGTGCCAAATCGAAGAGGCGCTGGGACTCCTCGCTGGTGCGCGTTTCCACCTCGGCGTCCTGCGCCTCCTTGGGCAGGTGCGAGAGGTCCTCCACCGGCACGTGCAGCGTCAGCTCCGGCAGCACCACCTGCACGGGCATGCCGTCGTCGCGCGCGGCGAAGACGGTGCGCAGCGACTCATGCCGGCGCACCACGCCATTCACGCACCGCTCCAGCAGCGCGATGTCCAGCACGCCGGTGAACTGCACCGTGATGTGCACGTTGTAGGCGAACGCCCGCCCACCCTCGAGCTGGTCCACCACCCACAGCCGCTGCTGAGGGAAGGACGCCGGCGCAGGGCCCGGGCCCTGTCGCTTCGGGATGGTGCGCTCGACGTCCTTGGTGGAAGCCTCCTGCAGCTGCCCCTTCTTCTCCTTGAGCAGCAGCTCGTAGAGCGCGCGCTGCTTCGGGGTCAGCTTGTCGAGGTTCTTCTTGCCGCTGCTCATACGAACTCCAGCAGCCCCGGCGCGGGTCGGAAGACCCGGGGGCATGAAACCGCCTGCTCCGCATGTCGGCAGGGATTCGAGGTGGTGGACTGCATCCGGTGGTTCACTCTCCCGCCGGAGCACCGCACGTGCAGGCAGCGCCCGCTCCGTCGGTCGCTCTCGATGCGAGCGGAAAGGGGGCGGGCAGAAAGACGGATTCCAAAGGTGACGGACACAGGAGAGAAATCCTCTGAGAAGTGCGAGCGCGCGGAGGACCGCGCAGCTGCTCGAGCGGGGGACGCGACGACGTCACTTCAGGCCAGGGGCGGCACCCTCTCGGCTTGCACCTTCGGGCGGGGACTTCGCCGACGGTGGAGCAGGGCCGCCTGCCTGGGGCACTCCGGTATCAGCCTGATCGCGCGCACACGTTCCGCTTCCGCCTCCCGCGACTTCCCAACTCACGGCCTGCCCGAGCGAGTTCACTTTTGACCATTGAGTGCGCGGTCCCTCGCGACCCACATCCGCGGATCCTTACATCCCAGCGCAAACTGGCTAACACGCCGGGCTGTCGCATGTCGATGGATGCGGAAATCTCCCGGCTGACGGGATTCCGTCGGTCAGAAGGAGCCGATGTCGGATACGACTCGGGGCACAGAAACCCGCACGGAGGAGACTCGGAGGTGAGGAGATGTCCCACCCGTCCGCTCCTCGCGGAGTTGCGGCCAGGAGGCGCCGCGGCCCTCAGCGACCGAAGACGCGGTTGAAGAGCCACAGCAGGGCGGAGCCGGTGGCATCGCCCGTGGCGGTGGTTGCAATCGCGGCGGTGTAGCCGGAGTGGTGCGGCGTGGAGAACTCGGCGCTGGGCTCGGCCCGGGACAGCTCGTCTGAGAAGGGCACCGAGCCCTCGGGGGCGCAGCTCCCGCAGTAGAGCCGCTCCTCGAAGACGAAGCCGTACTTCGGCTTGACGTTGCGCTTGCAGGCGGCGCACCCCGGCCTCGTGCCGAGCCGCAGCCTGGGCCGCACATCCAGGGGCTCGTTGCGGTGCGCCTCCGCGGCCTGCTGGAGCTGCTGCAGCTCACCCGGGTCCAGCGCCACGCCCGCACAGTCGGAGCACACCTCCACGGTGACGCCGAGCGCCTCCACCACGGGAAGCGGCGCATGGCCGCAGCGGGGACACGTGGGGGCCGACGTTCCGCAGTCAGGGCAGCTCGGTACGTACTGGAGCTTCGCGTGGCAGCCCTTGCAGACGCCGGGATGGCCCTTCGCACGCCGCACCAGCGCATCCGAGATGGAGCCGCCCATCACCTTCGCCAGCGCTTCGCCCTCGAACCAGACGGAGCCGCAGCCGCCGCACTCCTCTCGCGGCAGGCCGCCCAGGAACGTGGACCGCATCGTCGTCTGGCAGAAGGGACACGCGCTCATGCGCGCGAGATTACCGAAATTCGCGGCCGCCCGACGTCCAGCGGCGCCCCGGACCTCAGCCGTCCAGCGCGTCGGAGACGAGCAGGGGCTGGAGCCGCGTCAACACGGCGGGCGGCGCCTCCACGAAGGCCAGCCCCACCTCGTAGCGGGCGACGGCTCCCCGGGGAAGCTTCGTCGTCCACACCACGCGCGCGATGCACTCCAGCGAGCTGCCATCCGCGAGGAACAGCTCCAGCTCCAGCAGGCTGCCCTCCGCGTGAGGCTCGTCGGAGTAGATGCGAGCGCCGCCCCGGCTCACGTCCAGGACCTGCTGCTTCGCACCGAAGTACAGCCGCGCCGGCCGCGAGTACAGCGGAGCCTTGAGGCGCGGAAAGGAACGACGGTCACTCTGCGCGTGTGCGGTGGACATGGACGGAAATGATGACTGGACCCCTTCCGTGCCGACTCGTTTCTGAGAACCCGATAGTTGGATTCGTGACTCAGGAACGGCGGGTGATGCCCGGTCGACACTGCTCCTGCCCTGTGGGGCCAGCCCGGCGATGGATGCGGAGGGCCCGGACGTCAG
Coding sequences:
- a CDS encoding TFIIB-type zinc ribbon-containing protein, with amino-acid sequence MSACPFCQTTMRSTFLGGLPREECGGCGSVWFEGEALAKVMGGSISDALVRRAKGHPGVCKGCHAKLQYVPSCPDCGTSAPTCPRCGHAPLPVVEALGVTVEVCSDCAGVALDPGELQQLQQAAEAHRNEPLDVRPRLRLGTRPGCAACKRNVKPKYGFVFEERLYCGSCAPEGSVPFSDELSRAEPSAEFSTPHHSGYTAAIATTATGDATGSALLWLFNRVFGR
- a CDS encoding PilZ domain-containing protein is translated as MSTAHAQSDRRSFPRLKAPLYSRPARLYFGAKQQVLDVSRGGARIYSDEPHAEGSLLELELFLADGSSLECIARVVWTTKLPRGAVARYEVGLAFVEAPPAVLTRLQPLLVSDALDG
- a CDS encoding condensation domain-containing protein — encoded protein: MSSGKKNLDKLTPKQRALYELLLKEKKGQLQEASTKDVERTIPKRQGPGPAPASFPQQRLWVVDQLEGGRAFAYNVHITVQFTGVLDIALLERCVNGVVRRHESLRTVFAARDDGMPVQVVLPELTLHVPVEDLSHLPKEAQDAEVETRTSEESQRLFDLARGPLLRGKVLRLGPDNHVALVTMHHLVTDRWSLGVFVRELMALYAAEVTGQAAELPELAIQYSDFAEWQRERMQGERLRTELDFWKQHLRTLPSPLELPTDRPRPPEQTYRGSRQFVTLPVALTRALKQVSQQEGATLFMTLLSAFQTLMHRHSGQTDITVGSPIAGRGVPEVEALIGFFVNTLVLRNDLDGNPTFRELLRRAKAVCMAAYAHQELPFEKLVEELQPPRDLSRHPLFQVMFSFQNTPRQDLSM